The Glandiceps talaboti chromosome 1, keGlaTala1.1, whole genome shotgun sequence genome has a segment encoding these proteins:
- the LOC144443235 gene encoding retinol dehydrogenase 12-like, whose amino-acid sequence MVKMSLEVDTTFENKVCIITGANTGIGFEATKKMTAKGCDVILACRSEERGRDAVRRIKNIDNNAKVEFMELDLSSLRSIRQFVNNFQSTGKPLHVLCNNAGVVSRTQCTTEDGFELCFGVNHLGHFLLTNMLLDDLKRTKEQHGEARIVVTSSFLHNPEKAFTKRAMPNLDFDNLMLDKEGTFLPALAYGNSKLACVLFTYELARRISQTGITCNCFHPGIILTTSILRYTSWLTRLITYTLSPLLQLLGLTQTLDYGGEMMYFLALDESLKGVTGKYFEDFKEMKSSEASYDKEIALRLWDISMELVRLKGEYTEPTS is encoded by the exons ATGGTAAAGATGTCCTTGGAAGTAGAtacaacatttgaaaacaaagtaTGCATCATTACTGGTGCTAATACAGGCATTGGATTTGAAGCTACCAAAAAGATGACGGCGAAGGgatgtgacgtcattttagCCTGTCGAAGTGAAGAGCGAGGTAGAGATGCGGTGAGAAGAATTAAGAACATCGATAATAACGCCAAAGTGGAATTTATGGAG CTCGATTTAAGTTCCCTTAGATCAATTCGACAGTTCGTCAATAACTTTCAGTCGACGGGCAAACCTCTGCATGTGCTTTGTAATAACGCAGGAGTGGTTTCACGGACACAATGTACAACGGAAGACGGTTTTGAACTTTGCTTTGGTGTCAATCACCTTG GACACTTTCTTCTAACCAATATGTTATTGGATGATTTGAAGAGAACGAAAGAGCAACATGGAGAGGCCAGAATTgtggtgacgtcatcatttcTACACAACCCAGAAAAGGCATTTACGAAACGAGCAA TGCCAAATTTAGATTTTGACAATTTAATGCTGGACAAAGAAGGCACCTTCCTTCCGGCACTGGCTTACGGTAACTCCAAATTAGCATGTGTACTGTTTACGTATGAACTTGCTAGGAGAATTAGTCAGACAGGGATCACCTGCAACTGTTTTCATCCTG GAATTATTCTGACAACTTCCATTCTGCGATATACATCTTGGCTGACGAGGTTAATTACTTACACATTATCGCCATTGCTTCAACTACTGGGACTTACTCAAACATTAGACTATGGCGGTGAAATGATGTATTTTCTTGCCTTGGACGAGAGTTTAAAAG GAGTAACTGGTAAATATTTCGAAGACTTCAAAGAGATGAAAAGTTCCGAAGCATCGTATGATAAGGAGATTGCCCTAAGATTATGGGATATCAGTATGGAATTAGTTCGTCTGAAAGGAGAATATACTGAACCTACTTCCTGA
- the LOC144440052 gene encoding carbohydrate sulfotransferase 11-like, with the protein MTPLQLKYMVIGGTLLLGWIVLSLVYGGHWHSEAYITPISYKNKHGPFRLLPSKEIQESSTEDETKDVYQQRLQVYRSGCNDTKRNLKFQLNSKNGRYFLYEDNTKLIYCYVTKVGSTNWLKLWLVLLGVINSTQANNMHHSIVRPKYSKKIPFLKNLNKTEKNKRLENYLKFIFVRHPFKRLLSAFRDKFESANRLKENFVKIHGTKIIRRYRAGGHKMPEEEVNNLRQYVQFKEFVQYVIDTAGTSEVDGHWKPINQLCSVCSINFDVIGKFENLEEDTLYVLKRAGVDDDTVSFPKFDTRATNSSNADLVRRYYSSISKDNILKLYDVYKRDFILFGYPFPEEFIQWSTST; encoded by the exons ATGACGCCACTGCAATTGAAATACATGGTGATTGGTGGTACATTGTTGCTGGGGTGGATAGTGTTATCTCTTGTATACGGAGGTCACTGGCATTCAGAAGCATATATAACACCGA tttcctacaaaaataaacatggaCCGTTCCGGCTTCTACCGAGTAAAGAAATTCAAGAGAGTTCTACAGAAGACGAAACCAAG GATGTTTACCAGCAACGTTTACAGGTTTATAGGAGTGGGTGTAATGATACCAAAAGAAACTTGAAGTTTCAGCTGAATTCCAAAAATGGTAGATATTTTCTGTACGAAGACAATACCAAACTTATCTACTGTTATGTAACTAAAGTGGGCAGTACAAATTGGCTCAAGCTTTGGCTAGTTCTATTGGGTGTTATCAATTCCACACAGGCTAATAATATGCACCACAGCATAGTTCGCCCTAAATACTCCAAAAAAATTCCATTTCTAAAAAACTTgaacaaaactgaaaaaaacaaacgtTTGGAAAATTATcttaaattcatttttgttcGCCATCCCTTCAAGCGTTTATTGTCGGCTTTCAGAGACAAATTCGAATCGGCAAATCGGTTGAAAGAAAACTTTGTTAAGATACATGGAACAAAGATCATACGTCGATATCGGGCAGGGGGACATAAGATGCCAGAAGAGGAGGTAAATAACCTTCGTCAGTATGTACAGTTCAAAGAGTTTGTTCAATATGTCATAGACACGGCAGGTACATCAGAAGTTGATGGTCATTGGAAACCGATTAATCAACTTTGCTCTGTGTGTTCAATAAACTTTGATGTCATTGGCAAGTTTGAGAATTTGGAAGAGGACACCCTCTATGTTTTAAAACGTGCTGGAGTCGATGATGACACAGTTTCATTTCCCAAATTCGATACGCGTGCTACCAACAGCTCCAATGCTGACTTAGTTCGTCGATATTACTCCAGTATAAGCAAAGACaatattctaaaattgtatGACGTATACAAGCGCGACTTTATTTTATTCGGATATCCGTTTCCTGAGGAATTTATTCAGTGGTCAACTTCCACGTAG